The Polyangium mundeleinium genome contains the following window.
CTCGTCGTATGGGATCTCGGCGGCCAGGACGAATATCGCCTCGTCCACCCCCTCTTTTTACGGGACACCTCCCTCGCCGTGCTCGTCTTCGAGCCCGGCCGCGGCAAGGCTGCCGAAAACGAGATTGTCTCCTGGAATGATCACCTCGGCGATACCGACGAGCACGACGGCGCTCCCCGCCGCTTGCTCGTCGGCACCAAGCTCGACGATTCCGAGCACGCCCCCGAGGATCGCGCCGGAAGCGAGCGCCTCCGTACCCGCACCGGCGCCCTCGCGTACGTGCCCACGAGCGCCCGCACGGGACGCGGCATCTCCGAATTGAAGAGCGCGATCCTCGGCGCCATCGATTGGTCCTCGCTCGGCCCGACGAGCCGCCCCGTCCTCTTCGAGCGCATTCGCGCGCACGTCGAGCGCGCCCGCAAGGCCGGCCGTGCCGTGCTCACGCTCCTCGAGCTCCAGGCCAGCGTGGCCCAGGACGAGACCGACACCGAGCTCGATGTCGCGATCCCCGCCGTCGCCTCCCAGCTCGCCCGCCAGGGCCTCGTCGCCGACATTCGTTTGTCCGATGGAACCCGCGCGCTCGTCCTCGAAGTCGAACAGATCTCCCGGTATGCCGGCTCCTTGATCCTGCTCGCGCGCGACAATCCGCACGGCGTTCCCGCGCTCGCCATCGCCACGCTCTTCGGCCCTGCCGCGCGATTCCCGCGCATTCCGCCCGGCGAGCGCCTGCGCAAAGATCAGGAGCTCGGCGTCCTCGACGGCGTCATTGCGCTCCTCCTCGAACAGGGCATGTGTTTCCTCCACGAAGGCTTGCTCGTCTTCCCTGCCCTCTTCCCGGCCCCCACACCCGCTGCCGATCCGGCCGATCCCGCCGCTGCACCCCTCCCGGCCGCCATTCGTTACGAAATGAGCCGCCCCGCCTCGGAGGTCTATGCCTCCGCCGTCACGGCCCTCGCCCTCGGCCGCCGCTTTGGCCCCGCGCGCCTCGGCCCTGGCCGCGCCGATTTTGGCCTCCCTGGGGAGGGTCTGTCGCGGCTCTCCATGGCCCTTGCCCCGGGCGGAAAGGCGCGCGGCGGGCTCGAAGTCGCCTTCTCCTCGGACACGCCCGACGAGGTGCGGCGCCTCTTCGCGGGGTTTCTGGAAGATCACATGAAGCAGCGCGGCGTCCATTTCGTCGAGCGCGTCTCCGTCCGCTGCCCGTGCGGGTATGTCTTGCCCGAGGACACCGTCAAGAGCCGCCTCGTCGGCGGCCATTCCGACATCGGCTGCCCCGAATGCGACGCCCGCACCCCGCTCGTCCCGCGAACCGAAGGAAACGACGCGCTCGCCGCGCCCATCTTCGCGCTGCGACGCGAGGCCGAGCGCCGGCGCGAGGAGAGCGTCGAGGCGGCGCGCATGGCCATGGCCGTCGCGCGCGTCACCTCGGACAAACCCCCCACGCCCTTCGGATCCTGCACCTCAGCGACCTGCACCTCCACGAGGGCGACGATCCCGAGGTCCTGCTCCAGCCCTTGCTCACGGATCTGCGCGACCGCGTCGAGGGGCTCGCCCTCGAAAAACTCGATTTCGTGGTCGTCTCCGGCGACCTCTCGAACCGCGCGAGCCCCGGCGAACTCGCCGCCGCGCGCCATTTCCTCTCGCGCCTCGCCGAGGCCACGGGCCTCACCGCCGAGCGCTGCATCGTCGTGCCTGGCAACCACGATCTCGACTGGGACACCGAGGTCTACGATTTCAAGAAGCGGCGTGCCGTCGATCCGAAGCGCCTCGCGCCCGGCAGCTTCGTCGAGCAGGAGAACGGCTACCTCGTGCGCGACGACGCGCGGTACCCCGATCGATTCCGTCATTTCTCCCGCCACCTCTACCACCCGCTTTGCCTGCGCGAGTACCCGATGAGCCCCGAGGAGCAAGGGCTCGCCCTGCTCTTCCCGGCCGAGCGGCTCCAGTTCCTCGCCCTGAACTCGGCCTTCGAGATCGACGAATACCACCGCGACCGCTCGGCCATTCACCCTGGCGCGCTCTCCCGCGCCCTCGCCGAGGCGGAGCGGCAGGTCGAGGAGGCGCGAAAGCGCGGGGATCTCGACCCGAACGCCTCCGTCCTGCGGCTCGCCGTCTTCCACCACCCGGTCACGGGCAATGAAAAGATGGCCGACGACGCCTTCCTCGAACGATTGCGCCGCGCCGACGTCCGGGCCGTCCTGCATGGGCACGTCCACGAGGATCGCGCCGATCTCGTGGGCTACCTGCACCCCACGCGAAAGCTCCACGTCGTCGGCGCGGGCAGCTTCGGCGCGCCGGCGGACCACCGCCCCGCGTCCGTACCGCGGCTCTACAACCTGATCACGATCCCGCGGGATCTCGGGCGAATGCGCGTGGACACGCGCTCGCTGCGCAAGGACGAGGGCATCTGGGAGCCCTGGTCTACGTGGCCGGGCGAAAAGCCTGGCGAGAGGCGCGCCCATTACGAAGTGCGGTGGGGCTGATCAGAGCTCGTCCGCGCCGATGTCGACCGGGCCGTTCTTTCGATTGTCCCCGTCGAAGTCCACCTCGCCCACGTCGAGCGCCCCGCTCCCCTTGTCTTTCGCGGGAGATCCCGGCGAAAGGTGCAGATCGCCGTTCGCCGGATCCACGAGCTTCGGGTCCACGGTGAGCGAATTCGCGCCGCCCGTGGCGCCGTCGAGGCCGCCCCCGAAGTAGACGTTGAAATCGAACACGTTCCCCGTGTTGCCGCTGCCCCCGACGGCGACCACGCTCGTGCCCATCGTCGCGACCACGACGTTGTTCTGGTACATATTGCCCTGGTTGCGGTTCTGCAGCAGGATCGCCGCGTCCGCCCAGCCATCTCGCGAGCAATCGAAGAGCGTGTTGTTCACGACCACGTTGTTCTTCGCCGCTCCGCCCCCGCCGCCGTTGCCGCTGCTGTATCCACCGGTCGCGATGCATGTGACGTCGTTTGCGTAGAGGAAATTGTTTCGCACCACGATGCCCTGCGTCGACTTGCCGAACCACTCGCTCGCGAGCTCCACGCCGAGATCACAACCGTGCGCGGTGTTCCGCTCGAGGACGAGATCCGCCCCTCCGTCCACGTAAAAGCAGCCCGCGGCCTTCTCGTTGCCATAAGCAGGATTGCCGTAGCTCGTGACGTCGTGCGCGAGGTTGCCGACGATGAGGCCTTGGCGGACGCGGTTCACGTTGTCCGTGTCGATCACGTCGTTCTGGGAGCAGGCGCCGCAGACGTCGCTCTCGAAGCCGATGAAATCGAACGCGATGTTGTTCACGTGGTGGACGTGGTTGTCGCGCACCTCGAAATCACGCACGTTCCCGTTGACCACGAGCGCCTCGCTCCAGCCGAGGACGAGGTCGTGAAGCTCGTTGCCGACGATCGAGATTCGCTCGGCCGGCGTGGTCTTGGTCCCGTACACGCCGATGCCGTGCGCGCCCGCGCCGTCGCCGCCATTCTCGGCCTGGATGTCGTGGATCACGTTGTCGCGGATCACGACGTCGTGCGAGGCGCCGCGCACCCATATGCCCGCGGGGAAGCCGCCCATGCCCGTGAGGTTCCGGATCTCGAACCCCTCGACCACGATGTGCCCCTGATCCACGACCGAAAAGAGCGCCGGCTCCCCCGTGCCGACGAGGCCCGTTCCGTCGAGGATCGGCCGCTCGCCGCAGGCCGCGCGGACCGTGATCGGAGCCCCGGGCGCGCCCGAGCGTGGAAACTCGACGAGCTCGTTGTACGTGCCCTGGCGGACGACCACGGTATCGCCGGGCTGGGCGACATCCACGGCGTGAGAGATGTGCTGAAATGGTTTGTCCGACGTGCCAGAATTCCCGTCGTTGCCCGTATTCGAGACGAAATAGGTCCCCGCCGCCGGATCACATGCGCTGCTGCCGCCGCCGCCTCCGCTACCACCGCCTCCGCTACCACCGCCGCCGCCACCACCGCCTCCGCCGCCGCTTCCGCCCCCGCCTTCGCCGCCGCTTCCGCCTCCGCTTCCGCCCGCGCCACCGCCTCCGCTTCCGCTCGCGCCCGTACCATTCGACGAGCACGCGAGGAGCCCGATCCCGCCGAGAAGCGCCACCACGAACCATCGATGCATCATGCCGCCCTACCTTTCCGCATTACGCGGGCCGCAGCATACCTATTTTCTGGACCGGCGTCGCTCCCTCGTGGTTCAGTGCCTACGCATACAGCAAGCCGCGCGCGGCGATACGCCACGCGCCACGGAGGCATTCATGTCCGAATCCCGTTCAACGGGCCGAGGAGGGTCCCCCTGCGGCAAGGAGCATTTCCCCCTCGCCTCGCCCATGCTCGACGATCCTCGCCCCTTTTATGCGCGCGCTCGCCGCGACGAGCCCGTGTTCTTCAGTGATTCGCTCGGCCTCTGGGTCGTGACGCGTTACGAGGACGTCTGCGCCGTCGCGAAAGACGCGGCGCGCTTCTCGTCGCTCGATTCGATCACGCCCAAAGCCGCGACCACGCCTCCCCCGCCGGAGCTCCTCGCCGAGCTCATGAAGGGGTTTCCGCTCCTTCCGAGCCTCGTGGACAGCGATCCCCCCGTCCACACGCGCGGCCGCGCCCTCGTCACGAAGGCCCTCTCGCTCCGCCGCCTCGCCGCGTTCGAGCCGATCCTCCGCGACATCGCCACGCGGCTCGTGGACGGATTCGTCGCGAAGGGCCACGTCGAGCTCGTGCACGCATTCGCCATCGCATTGCCCGGACGTTTCATCGTCGACCTCCTCGGGCTCCCCCGCGAGCACCTCGATCAGGTCGACCGCTGGACCACGAACAGCACCGCGATCTTCGCAGGGCACGAGCCCCTCCCCGTGCTCCTCGAACACGCCCGGGGCTTCGTCGCCTTCCAGCATTACCTCGCCGACGCGATCGAGGACCGCCGGACGACCCCCCGCGACGACGCCCTCTCCGATATCGTCACCGGCGCGGCGGCCCTCGATCCGCCGTTCGGCGTGGCCGAGCTCGTCAACATGCTCCTCCAGATCCTCTTCGCGGGCTACGAGACCACGGCCGGCCTCATCGCGGCCGCGGCGCTCGAGCTCGCCCGGGATCCCGAGCTCTTTGCTGCCACACGGAAAGATCCCGCTATCCTCCCGTCGATCGTCGAGGAGGTCTTGCGGGTCGCCTCGCCCATTCACGCGATGTACCGCACGGCGCTCGAAGACGTCGAGGTCGGCGGCGTGCCCATCAAAAAGGGCGAGCGCTTGCAGATCGCCTACATCTCGGCGAACCACGACGAGCGCCGCTTCGAGGATCCGCTCCGGTTCGACCTTCGCCGGACGACGCCGCATCTCGCGTTCGGGCACGGCATTCATTATTGCATCGGCGCGCCGCTCGCGCGCCTCGAAGGCCGCATCGCGCTGGAGGTCCTGACCCAGCGCCTCCCAGGCCTGCGCCTCGTCCCGGATCAGACGTTCTCCTATTTCCCGAGCGCCACCGCCCGCCGCCTCGAATCGCTGGAGCTCGCCTGGGATCCGCCGGGATGAGCCGGTTCGTCAGAGCATCCCTTCGCCCTTCAGGATCTCGTAGCTGATGCGCGCGGCCTCCGGGCCGATCTTCTTCTCGTCGCTCGATCGAATGCGGCACGCGAAGACCCACGTGCGGCCTTGTTTCTCCAGCGCGCCGACGAACCAGCCGATCGCGCCGAGCGGCCCCGGCGGGCCATCGTCCGGGAGGTAACTCCCCGTCTTGCCGCTGAGCAAGACGCCCGCCGGGATCTGATCGATGAACGGGAGCCGGTCGCGCACGTTCTCCACGGCTTCGCCGCGCAATTCGAGGGTCTTTTTCACCACGGTCGTGGCGCGCGGCGAGACGGGCAGCTTGTTCTCGTACAGGGCCGCGAGGAAACGACGCTCCTCGCGCGGCGAGATTTGGAGCACGTCGTTCAGCCAGAACATCGTCACGTCGCCCGAGGGATCCGCATTGCCGTACTGGAAGGCCGAGAGATACGCGCGATACCGCGGCTCGCCGACCTGCTCGGCGATGCGCTGGAAGTACCAGACCGTCGAATGCCACATCGCGGTGGCGAGGGAATGATCCCGGTTCCACGTGGCGCGCCATCGCTCCTTGCCGTCCCAGCGAAACACGGTGTTCTCGTCCTGCACCACGCCCGTGTCGACCGCGATGAGCGCGTTCGGGATCTTGAACGTCGAGGCCGGCGAGGTGCGTACGTCGCACTCGTCGCCGCCGTACTCGACCGTCTGCCCGGTGCCGAGCTCGACCATGGTGAAGCAGCCGACGAGCCCAGCGAAACGGGACGCGGCCCCCGGGGGCGTCCGGGGGACGCCGGGGTCCGGGACCGTCGCTGCGCCGTGCGTGCAGCCCGCGACGAGGAGGAAGAGCGGCGCGGCGAGGCGCCACGCGGACCGGGCGAGAGAACACGAACGTGCGGTCATGACGCTCGTACGCCCGCGCCAACCGGCGCATTTCCGGTGGGGGCATTTTTTCGCGGGCGTTTCGATGGTTGACATGGAGCGACCGTCGCGGCTAGGAGAAGCCCGATGGTCGATTCCGGACGGCTCGACGTCGCCGTGCTGGGCGCCGGCGTGATGGGGCTCGTCGCCGCCGTCACGCTCGTGCGTGCAGGGCTCCGGGTCGCGGTCCACGAGCGCGCCGCCGATATCACGGCGAGCGCCGCGTGGCGCTCCGGCGGCATGCTCGCGCCCGACTGCGAGGCCGAGATCGCCGAGCCGCTCGTGGTCGCCCTCGGCCGGCGCTCGCTCGCGCTCTGGCCCTCCCTCATCCCGGGCGTCGAGACGAACGGGACCCTCGTCATCGCCCCGCCGCGCGAGCCGGGCGTGCTCACGCGATTCGAGCGCCTGACCCCCCATCACCAAACCCTCGACGAAGAAGCCCTCGGCGCGCTCGAGCCCGCCCTCGCCGGCCGCTACCGGCGTGGCCTCTTCTTCCCGAACGAAGGGCACCTCGACCCGCGGCGTACGCTGCAAGCGCTGCAAACGTGGCTGCGCGAAGCCGGCGTACCCCTCGCATTCGGTTTTGCCGGGGATCCCGAGGCGCTCCGCGCCGATCGTATCGTCGACGCGCGCGGGCTCGGCGCGCGGGATCGATTCCCGACCTTGCGCGGCGTCAAAGGCGAAATGGCCCTCGTCCGGAGCCGGGACGTGACGCTCGCGCGGCCCGTGCGCCTGCTCCACCATCGCCACCCGCTTTACGTGGTGCCGCGCGAGGAAGGCGTCTTCATGATCGGCGCGACGACGATCGAATCGGCGTCGCCCGACCCGAGCGAGGAGACACGCGTCACGTTGCGCTCGGCCGGCGAGCTGCTCACGCAGGCGTATGCGCTCCACCCCGCGTTCGCCGAGGCGGAGATCCTGGAGCTCAACGCGGGGCTCCGGCCCGCCTTCCCCGACAACAACCCGCGGATCGAGGTCTTCGGACGCACGATCGCCGTGAATGGATTGTATCGCCACGGCTGGCTCGTCGCGCCCGCGCTCGCCGCGCGGATCGTCGACGTTCTTCGCGGAAAGATCCCCCCGAACGAGGTCATGCATGCGGATCCGGCTCAATGGTGAAGAGATCGATACGACGGCGAAGGATCTCGCCGCGCTGATCGAGGACCGAGGGTTCGACGTCGCGGGGGTCGCGACCGCGCTCAATGGCGAGTTCGTGCCGCGGGGCCTCCGGGCCGAGACGACACTCGCCGAGGGCGACGCCGTCGAGGTGCTCCGGCCCATGCAGGGAGGATGAGCATGGTCGATTTTTATGGGCGCACGTTCGAAAGCAGGCTCCTCCTCGGGACGGCGCGGTACCCCTCGCCCGAGGCGCTCGGCCAGGCCGTGGCGCGCTCGGGCGCGCAGATCGTGACCGTCTCGCTCCGGCGTGAATCCGCGGCCGGCGCGAAGGCGGGGCAGGCCTTCTGGGAGCTCGTCAAAGCGCTCGGCGTGACGATCCTGCCGAATACGGCCGGCTGCCATTCCGTGCGGGAGGCCGTGACGACGGCGCGCATGGCGCGCGAGGTCTTCGGGACGCCGTGGATCAAGCTCGAGGTCATTGGCGACGACGTGACGCTCCAGCCCGATCCGTTCGCGCTCGTGGACGCGACGCGCGCGCTCGTCGCGGAGGGATTCGAGGTGTTTCCGTACATGACGGAGGATCTCGTGCTCGCCGAAAAGCTCGTCGAGGCTGGCTGCCGCGTGCTCATGCCGTGGGGCGCGCCGATCGGTACGGGCCGCGGGCTCAACAATCCGTACGCGCTCCGCCTCCTGCGAAGACATTTCCCCGGGATCACGCTGGTCGTGGACGCCGGGATCGGCGCGCCGAGCCACGCGGCGGCGGCGATGGAAATGGGCTACGACGCCCTTTTGATCAACACGGCGGTGGCGACCGCGGGGGATCCGCCGGCCATGGCGGAGGCATTCGCCGAGGCCATTCGGGCCGGGCGGCGGGCGCACGAGGCGGGGCTCATGGAGCCGACCGACCTCGCGACGGCGTCGACGCCGACGTTCGGCGCGCCTTTCTCGCCCTTCGCAGGCTGATTCCGAGGAGGGGACGATGCTCGTGCTGGATCGTTTTTATCTCATCGTCGACAGCACCCGGTGGCTCGACCGCCTCCTACCGCTGGGTTTACGCTTCGTCCAGCTGCGCGTAAAAGGGCTCGACGCGGCGGCGCGGCGGGCGGAGATCGCGGCGTCCCTTGCGAAATGCCGGTCGCACGGGGCGACACTCGTGGTGAACGATTTCTGGCAGGACGCGATCGACCTCGGCGCGGAATGGGTGCACCTCGGGCAGGAGGATCTCGCGGGGGCCGACGTCGCGGCGATCCGCCGGGCCGGCCTGAAGCTCGGCCTCTCGACGCACAGCCACGAGGAGATCGACACGGCGCTTTCGGTCGATCCCGATTACGTGGCCCTCGGCCCGGTGTATCCGACGACGCTCAAGGTGATGCCGTGGGCGCCGCAGGGGCTCGATCGGATCGGCGAATGGAAGCGCATCGCGCGGCGGCCGCTCGTCGCGATCGGCGGCATCACGCTGGAGCGCGCGGAGGGCGTGGCGCGGGCGGGCGCGGATTCGATCGCGGTCATCTCGGACGTCCTCTCGCACCCGGATCCCGAGGCCCGCTGCAAGGCCTGGCTCGACGCGCGGGCGACGTGGCCCCGCGCCTCGGAATGAGGGAGGATGTCGGATCATGAAGGAGCTGAGCTACGAGGTCGCGGTCAACGAGCCGGGCGAGACTCCGCTTTCGCGGGCCGAGGTCTGGCGGGGGCTCGAAATCAAGGCGGAGAACGCGCTGCCGTTCATCCCGGGGATCCAGCGATGTGAGGTCCTGGAGAGAGGCGACGGCTGGCTCTTGCGCGAGATCGATCTCGAAGGCCAGCCCATCCGGGAGCGGGTCACGTTCGAGCCCGAGACGCGCGTGCATTTCGAGCGGGTCGCGGGCGCGCCGGGGTGGGTCGACAACGTGATCGACGAGCGGCCCGACGGCTCCCTCGTGCTCCGCTTCGTGTTCGGCGTGCCGGACGAGGACGAGGCGAAGGCGCGAGATCGCGAACCCGTCTATCGGAATGCGCTGGCCGCGACGCTCGCGACGGTGCGGCGCATGGTGAAGGACGGGACGATTCCGCGGCGTTGAGATTCACCCGCGCCGCTTCGAGGCGACGTACGCGAGCCCCTGCGCATTGAGCGCGAGATCGAGCTCGAGCATCTCGTGATCGCGGGCATCGAGCGCGATCCCCGCCTCCTCGGCCGCGCGCTCCATCTCCTCGTCGAGCGCCTTCCGGATCATGGCCTCAGCCTCGGCCGGCGCGAGCGGCACGGCCGCCTCGACGAGCGACGCCGAAAGCTCGATCCATCGATGAAGCTGCGCGGCCACGACGTCGAGATCCTCGATCTCGCCGAAATGCGTGAGCGCCGCGCGCCGCGCCCCCGACGTGCGCACCACCTCGATGCTCGCATGCGCCGCCTCCGCGTCGAAATCGGTCGGGCTCGTGGAGGGGAACGCAAAGCGCCGCCCGCGCTGGAGGTGCGGATACACGAGGCCAAACGTATCGCCGGTGAACACGGCCTCCCGGGCGGGGTCGAGCACGATGAAATGGTGGTTCGCGTGCCCGCGTGTATGCACGAACGAGAGCGTCGCGCCGCCGAGCAAGACGCTCTCCCGATCGTCGAGCGACCGCACGCGCGCCGCGTCGATCGGCAGGATCGTCCCGTAGAGCTCGGCGAATCGCGCCGCGCCGTAGACGGCCTCGGCGCTCTTGACGAGCTTCGACGGATCGACGAGGTGACGCGCCGCGCGCGGATGCGCGAGCACGGTGGCGTTCGGCAGCGCCGCGAGCAGGGCCGAGGCGCCGCCCGCGTGATCGAGGTGGACGTGCGTGACGATGACCCAGCGCACAGCCTCCCGCGCGATCCCCTCCCGATCGAGCGCCGCGAGCAGCCGCGGGACCGCGTGCGTGGTGTTCGTCTCCACGAATGCCGCCTCGTCGCCCTCCACACGGAGATACGCGGCGGCGAAGCCGGGCCCGAGGTAATCGCAGTCGATCGTGACAAGGCGCGAGGAGCTCATGCCCCGACCTTAGCAGACCGCCGGGGTCCCGGCTTCCTGTCCGTCATGGAGGCTGGCCAACTGGCACAGTGCCAACGAAATGACTCCGACAAACCCGCGGGCAAACTCGCGCCGCTTTTCCCGTTGACGCCTCGCGAGACCCTCGTGTACTGCAATTCCAGCGCGCGAGGGGGGGTCTTCCTTCCTCGAACAGAGACACGCGATAGGGAGGAAAGAGACCGATGAGCAACGTCGACGGACACGACGCCGGGACGCCCACGTGGTTCGACCTCATGACGCCGGACCTCGCGGGGGCGCAGAGGTTTTATGGGGAGCTTTTTGGCTGGACCTTTCTCCAGGGTACCGCCGAAACGATGTACTACACGATGTGCCAGAAGAATGGCCGGAATGCCGCGGGCATGGGCAAGCGCCCCGAGGATGCGCCTTACCCGACGGCGTGGAGCGTCTATTTCGA
Protein-coding sequences here:
- a CDS encoding metallophosphoesterase family protein, giving the protein MRRPHPARPANRRKRRARRAHLRAATRGRAPARGERRGGAHGHGRRARHLGQTPHALRILHLSDLHLHEGDDPEVLLQPLLTDLRDRVEGLALEKLDFVVVSGDLSNRASPGELAAARHFLSRLAEATGLTAERCIVVPGNHDLDWDTEVYDFKKRRAVDPKRLAPGSFVEQENGYLVRDDARYPDRFRHFSRHLYHPLCLREYPMSPEEQGLALLFPAERLQFLALNSAFEIDEYHRDRSAIHPGALSRALAEAERQVEEARKRGDLDPNASVLRLAVFHHPVTGNEKMADDAFLERLRRADVRAVLHGHVHEDRADLVGYLHPTRKLHVVGAGSFGAPADHRPASVPRLYNLITIPRDLGRMRVDTRSLRKDEGIWEPWSTWPGEKPGERRAHYEVRWG
- a CDS encoding DUF1565 domain-containing protein → MMHRWFVVALLGGIGLLACSSNGTGASGSGGGGAGGSGGGSGGEGGGGSGGGGGGGGGGGSGGGGSGGGGGSSACDPAAGTYFVSNTGNDGNSGTSDKPFQHISHAVDVAQPGDTVVVRQGTYNELVEFPRSGAPGAPITVRAACGERPILDGTGLVGTGEPALFSVVDQGHIVVEGFEIRNLTGMGGFPAGIWVRGASHDVVIRDNVIHDIQAENGGDGAGAHGIGVYGTKTTPAERISIVGNELHDLVLGWSEALVVNGNVRDFEVRDNHVHHVNNIAFDFIGFESDVCGACSQNDVIDTDNVNRVRQGLIVGNLAHDVTSYGNPAYGNEKAAGCFYVDGGADLVLERNTAHGCDLGVELASEWFGKSTQGIVVRNNFLYANDVTCIATGGYSSGNGGGGGAAKNNVVVNNTLFDCSRDGWADAAILLQNRNQGNMYQNNVVVATMGTSVVAVGGSGNTGNVFDFNVYFGGGLDGATGGANSLTVDPKLVDPANGDLHLSPGSPAKDKGSGALDVGEVDFDGDNRKNGPVDIGADEL
- a CDS encoding cytochrome P450 encodes the protein MSESRSTGRGGSPCGKEHFPLASPMLDDPRPFYARARRDEPVFFSDSLGLWVVTRYEDVCAVAKDAARFSSLDSITPKAATTPPPPELLAELMKGFPLLPSLVDSDPPVHTRGRALVTKALSLRRLAAFEPILRDIATRLVDGFVAKGHVELVHAFAIALPGRFIVDLLGLPREHLDQVDRWTTNSTAIFAGHEPLPVLLEHARGFVAFQHYLADAIEDRRTTPRDDALSDIVTGAAALDPPFGVAELVNMLLQILFAGYETTAGLIAAAALELARDPELFAATRKDPAILPSIVEEVLRVASPIHAMYRTALEDVEVGGVPIKKGERLQIAYISANHDERRFEDPLRFDLRRTTPHLAFGHGIHYCIGAPLARLEGRIALEVLTQRLPGLRLVPDQTFSYFPSATARRLESLELAWDPPG
- a CDS encoding penicillin-binding transpeptidase domain-containing protein produces the protein MTARSCSLARSAWRLAAPLFLLVAGCTHGAATVPDPGVPRTPPGAASRFAGLVGCFTMVELGTGQTVEYGGDECDVRTSPASTFKIPNALIAVDTGVVQDENTVFRWDGKERWRATWNRDHSLATAMWHSTVWYFQRIAEQVGEPRYRAYLSAFQYGNADPSGDVTMFWLNDVLQISPREERRFLAALYENKLPVSPRATTVVKKTLELRGEAVENVRDRLPFIDQIPAGVLLSGKTGSYLPDDGPPGPLGAIGWFVGALEKQGRTWVFACRIRSSDEKKIGPEAARISYEILKGEGML
- a CDS encoding FAD-dependent oxidoreductase, producing MVDSGRLDVAVLGAGVMGLVAAVTLVRAGLRVAVHERAADITASAAWRSGGMLAPDCEAEIAEPLVVALGRRSLALWPSLIPGVETNGTLVIAPPREPGVLTRFERLTPHHQTLDEEALGALEPALAGRYRRGLFFPNEGHLDPRRTLQALQTWLREAGVPLAFGFAGDPEALRADRIVDARGLGARDRFPTLRGVKGEMALVRSRDVTLARPVRLLHHRHPLYVVPREEGVFMIGATTIESASPDPSEETRVTLRSAGELLTQAYALHPAFAEAEILELNAGLRPAFPDNNPRIEVFGRTIAVNGLYRHGWLVAPALAARIVDVLRGKIPPNEVMHADPAQW
- the thiS gene encoding sulfur carrier protein ThiS — encoded protein: MRIRLNGEEIDTTAKDLAALIEDRGFDVAGVATALNGEFVPRGLRAETTLAEGDAVEVLRPMQGG
- a CDS encoding thiazole synthase, which codes for MVDFYGRTFESRLLLGTARYPSPEALGQAVARSGAQIVTVSLRRESAAGAKAGQAFWELVKALGVTILPNTAGCHSVREAVTTARMAREVFGTPWIKLEVIGDDVTLQPDPFALVDATRALVAEGFEVFPYMTEDLVLAEKLVEAGCRVLMPWGAPIGTGRGLNNPYALRLLRRHFPGITLVVDAGIGAPSHAAAAMEMGYDALLINTAVATAGDPPAMAEAFAEAIRAGRRAHEAGLMEPTDLATASTPTFGAPFSPFAG
- a CDS encoding thiamine phosphate synthase — its product is MLVLDRFYLIVDSTRWLDRLLPLGLRFVQLRVKGLDAAARRAEIAASLAKCRSHGATLVVNDFWQDAIDLGAEWVHLGQEDLAGADVAAIRRAGLKLGLSTHSHEEIDTALSVDPDYVALGPVYPTTLKVMPWAPQGLDRIGEWKRIARRPLVAIGGITLERAEGVARAGADSIAVISDVLSHPDPEARCKAWLDARATWPRASE
- a CDS encoding AtaL-like protein, producing the protein MKELSYEVAVNEPGETPLSRAEVWRGLEIKAENALPFIPGIQRCEVLERGDGWLLREIDLEGQPIRERVTFEPETRVHFERVAGAPGWVDNVIDERPDGSLVLRFVFGVPDEDEAKARDREPVYRNALAATLATVRRMVKDGTIPRR
- a CDS encoding MBL fold metallo-hydrolase, which produces MSSSRLVTIDCDYLGPGFAAAYLRVEGDEAAFVETNTTHAVPRLLAALDREGIAREAVRWVIVTHVHLDHAGGASALLAALPNATVLAHPRAARHLVDPSKLVKSAEAVYGAARFAELYGTILPIDAARVRSLDDRESVLLGGATLSFVHTRGHANHHFIVLDPAREAVFTGDTFGLVYPHLQRGRRFAFPSTSPTDFDAEAAHASIEVVRTSGARRAALTHFGEIEDLDVVAAQLHRWIELSASLVEAAVPLAPAEAEAMIRKALDEEMERAAEEAGIALDARDHEMLELDLALNAQGLAYVASKRRG